Within Burkholderia contaminans, the genomic segment CCGCACTCGATCTTGCGGACCACCTCGATATAGACGCGGCCCCCGACTTCAACTGCCTCGCAGTTCGCATCGCATGCGTGATTCAACCAGCGTGCGCTGTTCCCCCCTTGCCCTCCGTCTATCACCCCTCCGTCGGACAGTCCAAAGAAGAACGTATGACCGTCCATTCCCGCGGCCTCATGCGCTTCGACCGCTTGCTGCCACGGCATGCGCTTCCCCTTGTACTCGACAAGGACCTCGCCCACTTGCAGAGGGAGCAATGCGAACACACCTTTCCCGTGGACGGGTGATCTGCGAACAGAGAATCTCTTCATGTAGCGTCGGGGGAATGAAAGGACCTAGGAAACCGAAGTGCACGTCGATTTTGCTCTTCAGGACGATATCGTAATTCACCCGGCTCAAGTTGCGTTGGGCCTGAGCGAACGTACCTTGAATCTTTGCCGTGACTCCGGGATCCTTTATGCCTACCCAGCTCGAGCTTGCCCTCGAAGTAGCGACCACACAGTGCCAACGATGGAAGAACCGAAAGGTACGGTATCGCCCACCCGGCGAGGTTTTCAATCCGTCGTGCGCCGAAGTCGTCAGGCTACCCGAACGGGATGCCCGGTCCTTCACTCGCGAACACCACTACTCAGGCAGCTTTCCTGCGGCACGATTCTGCGTTGGGTTGATGGTGAAGCCGAGGCTCGGCCGCGAGTACCTCGGAGGCGTCGCAGTGTACTCGGTCCCGATGACGCAAAGCGTTATCCCGGCAGTCATACCTGGGCTATCGCCATCAGAGGGCATCGAGCTCGGCCGCCTCGTTATGTTAGACACACCCGAGGTTGGGGTTTCGAATGCCGAATCCTGGTTCATCGCGCGGGCTCATCGAATGATGCGGCATCACCTGCCGGAGATCAGAGGTGTCGTCGCCTACTGCGATCCCATCGAACGTCGTGATGCAAGTGGCCAACTCGTAAAGCGCTCTCACACGGGCGTGATCTACCGTGCGAGTGGATGCATATTTCGAGGACTGTCATCGCCGCGCACGTTGCTTCTAACCCCCGACGGTCAGATTGCAAGCGAGCGTGCCCTGTCGAAGCTCCGCACCGGAGATCAGGGACGTGACTACGCCGAGGCTCAGCTGCGCGATCGCGGCGCCCCCCCGCGTCGCCAGCACGAAACTGCTGTCGACTGGCTCCAGCGCCTACGCGCTGACGGCTTCCTCCGACCACTCCGCCATCCCGGCAATCTCAGGTTTTGCTGGCATTGGCGGACGCCCCACGAGACCGCCAAACTGTAGGACCGGCATGCCGGGTGCATCCGTCCGCCGGACGGTCGCTTCATCTGAAAGCGATGACATGCGATGAACATGCACCCGCTGTGGTATTCTCACGGCCTGCCGTTCAATCGGCACGACTCCACTGCATAGTCGTCGATCCCTTCGACGCCATCGATCGCCGCCCGGCGCTCCTCCGCAGGCATTCGCGAACTCATCACATTCCGGTAAGCGTACTTCGATCGCTTTCCCGAAGTTGCCAACTCTCCTCCTTATCAACGCCCTCACCGGGCAACAGCTGGAGAGAATCAATGAATGCAAAATTCAACGACACGCACAACGGGTTTCAGTACTACCCCACTCCGATCGACCTTGCAGCACGGGTCTGGAAGAAACTGAAGGATCGTCACCCGAGTCGCGTGCTCGAGCCTTCCGCCGGCAAGGGCCATCTCTTGAAAGGGAAGCTCAATCCGCGCTACGAATATAGCAAGGAATACTTCCACAACATCGACTGCTGTGAGATCGACGTTCGCCATCACGCGGACCTCCGAGAACTTGGCGTGAAGATCGTCGGTCACGACTTTCTCGCGATGGAATCTGGGGCATGCTACTCGGCGATCGTGGGCAACCCGCCTTTTCACAGCGGTGAAAAGCATGTCTTGAAGGCCTGGGACCTGCTTTGGGATGGCGAGGTCGTCATGATCGTCAACGCGGAGACCGTTCGAAACCCGTTGAACGCGGAGCGTCGACGACTCGTTAGCCTCATCGACGAGTACGGTGACGTCGAATACGTTCAGGGCGCCTTCCAGGTCGAGGACGCTGAGCGCAAGACGCCCGTCGACATTGCAATCGTCCACCTTGTGAAACGTGCCGAGGTCGGCTCGTTTGTCACGATGGACCTTCTCCGAGACATGACTCGGGACACCGTCGACGGCGAGCAGCTCGGTAACGGATACGCAGTGCCGCACCAGTTGGCGTTGCCGGTAAGCGAAATCGAGAACCGCGTGCGCATCTTCAATGCAGCTGTTGTCAGCGCACGGGACGCAATCTTTGTGCAGGCGCAGGCAAGCGCGTATGCCGGCATGCTTGGAGATTCGATGGGTGCTCGATCGTCAGGGACCTCGGACCGCGACCACGCGCCCACGGCTGACTATGTCCGCGGGGCACTTGGTACCGTGTATGGGGAATTGAAAGAACGCGGGTGGGCGTCGATCGTGCGGTCAGCAGACGTAACGAGTCGACTATCGAGTGAAGCCCTCAAACGTGTCGAGGCAGAATTCAAGCTGATTTCCGAGCTCGAGTTCACGGTAAAGAACATCTACAGCTTTCTGATCGGAGTCTGCGAGCAGCAAGGCCGGATTCAGATCGACATGCTGTGCGACATCTTCGACCGTATCACTCGATATCACTCTGACAACACTGCGTATTACCGCGGTTGGAAAAGCAACGACAAGCACTATCGCTCTATCGGCCGAAGGATCCGGCACACCCGCTTTGTGATCCCTGGCTTTGCAGTCGGTCGCGGTGCCCGGTCGCCTTCCTGGGAGATGGAGCGGTTACTCGCTGACTTCGACAAGGGGTTCGCGCTACTCGCGGGCAACGCTACCCCGGAAGTTAGCCTCGTTAGCGCTTGCAACGCTCACTGGACCGAACTGAAGTATGGTGCTCGAATCGAGTCGTCCTATTTTGACCTTCGGTTTTATCCTGGCATCGGAACGCTTCATTTCTTTCCGAGGGACAAGCAGTTGATCGACCGTTTGAACCGGGCTGTTGGACGTCAACGCGGCTGGCTCCCGGCGGAAAACTTGAAGCTTGAGTCCGCTGGCTTCTGGGAGCAGTTCGACAAGGCGGAGAAGCTTGACAAGGAAATTCGCAAAGCTGTTGCGAAGCGCTACCGCGGCTGCAGTGACGAACCGCTGCGGACCCTGGGCAACGAGAATTGGGACGGGCATGAACGCGCGTGCCTGCAAGTCGACGAGGCATTGCAGGAGGTGCACGAAGCCCATGACATCCAGGTCGACTTTCGAGTTGCCTTCGACGCTCGCAAGGAAGGGGCGTTGGAAACCCAAGTCGAGGCTCACGCGCAGACGCAGTTGCCCTTGCTCCTCGCCGCCTAACGCTAGAAACGGCACTTTCTGCTCCGGGACGACGAAGGTCTCCCCGGCGTACGTGTCGCTATTGCGATAGGTGACGAACGTTGAAACCGACGCCCGCATCCATCTTCACGATGGATGCGGGCGTTTCTTCTTGCATTGGCTCAGCCGGCTGGCATTGCGCCAAACTTCCATAGGGGGTAGGATTCAGCGAGCCGTTCGATCGGCATCTACTTCCCGACACATCCAATCGCCTCGAGCGAGGCTGCTCGAAATCACCCCCTGGAGTGTTCCGGCCAGCATCCTTCATCTGCTTGCCCGATCCTTCCGATCTCTCCGCTTTTCCACGCCCCGCAGGGCAACATCTGGAGAGAAATAATGAACACGCAACAGTACAAAGCTTCGCAACCGCTCCTGTATCGAGTATCCGCAAGTGCCGGCACAGCGCTCGATATCCGCTGCGCGTGGGGGCTCGCGAACGTTCTTTCGATTGAAGATTCTGAGTCTCCGAATGTGCATCACTTTGACTCGATTGAGGATTGCCTTCAAGAAGCTGAGGCGCTGGGGTACCGCGATGGTTTGGCTAGCACCCTGCCACCGTGTTTCGTCGGTACGGCCCTAGCCGGAGCATGGAATGTTGGCGCTGCCAATCGAAGCGAATGCGAGGAGTCTCGTGGGGGAACCAAGGAAGAGTGGGATGCTCTTTCACCTGAGGCCCAGGCTGCGAGTTGGGATTCCTTCGACGTACTGTGTGCCAGAGGAATTGGTGACACCCACCACTTTTACCAGGTGCTGATGAAGCAATGCATGGTCGGCTACGTCGGCCATTGAATCAATCCGCAATGCCGCGAGCCCCCAGTCAGATCGATGACTTGGGGGCCTCGCTTGCAATGTCAGCGTTCGGCCCCAGTGCTGCTCTTTCTCTCTTGCCCCACCAACGGCCGCTTCGCACCGACATGCGGCGGTGACTTTGAACCGCTAGACGATTAGGTCTCTCGTTCTGACCAGCGCGTACACGTTGCTCAGAGCTGCGGCAGCTCTCTGGTTCGTCAAAGCCCTAACTCGGGCAATACCTGGAGAGAATCATGGAAGCACGTACCGAAAGTCGCATCATGCGAGGAATAGCGCGGAACCGCGAAGGAACCACCCCACCTGAAGTGCCGATGTATTGCGTTCTAACACGGCCAACCGGCGCCGCAACCGTGTTTCGCGACACCGATCACCTGGTCTCCAACCTCGAGCAGTTCCGGGGACTCTCGATTCGAATTGAGGTGACAAGACCTGGTGCGCGAAGCATTTCGGTCGATATCCCCGACGAGGGTGACTGGGCGAACCTCACCTATGGCTCCCGCCACGTGATTCATGACCTTCGCTCCTTTCTCGAGGAACACGAGGATCAACGTCTCGCCCGAGTCAGGTGGGCAATGACGCGCGAGGTGCCGACCTTCCGGCAGTTCCTCCAAGCCGTCGCCATCGGGTTAACGGTCGTTCTGAAAGGATCCCCCTCCAGAAACGATGCGTGGCATCGAGCCCGCTACGTTCGAAATGCACTTCATCTCCTGCAAGAAGGTCTCCTTCCGTTTGGAGAATTCCGTAACATCGTTGAGACCCGCCCGATCGCGGTCGTGCTGCGAGGCGAAGCGCGGATCGTTGACCCGGATACGGAGTTCTAGACCGCTCCATCCATTCAGAGGGCAGCCCTTGAAAACAAGGGCTGCTTCTGACATTCAGGCTGGCGACTTTTTAGGGAGTGGCCTACTCGACTCACTTGCAAATTTCCCACGAGCCGTGGTAATTTCCACGCAGCCGTTCAGTCGGCATCGCCTGCACCAAACTGACTTTGGCGCCCCGCTCGTTGAGCAATTGCTCTTTTGGCGCCCCCACAGTCTGAAACTCTCCCCCACACCCATTACCCTCTCGTCCTGACCTGTCTAGGCCAAAGGGCCCGTTTTCGCGTTTCTGCACGATTTGCATTCCGATCTCTGCATCGGACGATGGCTTCGAGGTTTCTGCATGTCCCGTCAAGGCTAAGCCTTCACTGGGCAACGCCCTCTCCCTTTACAACTGCCCCACTGGGCAAAATGGAGAAAGCCATGAACGCCACTGCGCAAGCAACCGAAAACAGCGATAAGGATGAAGAGCGCTTCTTCCAGATGCTGGAGAAGATGCTCACCTTCGAGACGACGCTCGACTTCGGCGGCTCGAAAGCACTGATGAACGAAATCGGCGCGAAGTCCCGGGACCTCTACCAGGTACCGATCGCCTACATCAAGGAACTGCCCGACTTCAACGTTCGAGTGCATGACGAGGCGTACGATCAGCACATCGACTTCCTGGCGGAATCCATTCGTCTGAATGGCTTTTACCAGGACAAGCCGCTTGCTGGTTACGTCGCGAGTGTAGGCGGCAAGAACGTGATCTACCTGACGGACGGCTATAGCCGCTTCAAGGGAGTGAAACGTGCAATCGAACGCGGGGCGAACATCACCACGCTTCCGATGGTTTTCAAGCCGGCGTCGACTTCCCTCGAGGATCTGACTGTTGCGCTCGTCACCTCGAACGAAGGGAAGCCTCTCACGCCGTTCGAAAAGGGCATTGTCTGCAAACGCCTCGAAGGGTACGGCATGGAGATCGATGAGATCGCGTCCCGCCTGAAGATTTCGGCGTTGTACGTGGGGCAGCTCCTCCGCTTGATGGGCTTGCCCGGCAAGATCCGCAAGATGGTTCAGGAAGGCAAGATCTCGGCCGAGAACGCGCTCGCTGCCCAGAAGAAGCACGGCGACCAGGCAGTTACTGTTCTCGAAACTGCCAGTGCCCTCGCAAAAGCATCGGGTAAAACTCGCGTCACCGGGAAGAATCTTCCCGGCGCTCAGCTCGACAAAGTCGTCAAGAAGCAAGCACCCGCTATGGCTGACACGCTTCGTAGCGTGAAAGCCGATCCGGGCTACACAGCTCTCGCTCCGGAAATCCGCGAGAAGCTGGAATCGCTTCTGACTGCGATCGACGCTGCGAAAGGACCTTCGCGGGATGACCCGCAAGATGCAGCAGAGCCGGCCACCACGACCGGCGAAGCGTCCGCTGCGTAGCAAACCCCTGCAATAGCGTCGCAAGTGCAGGTTGCGCAGTCGCATCGTCGCTTTCCCGGCTGGTACTACCAGCTCGCAGTACAGAGTTATCTCGTGCCCCTTGCTCCCGTCGCCAACCCTTCTTTCGGAGGGTAGCGCGGGAGATTTTTTTGCCGTTTCAGTCCAGGTCGAAACCTGGCCTGAGCCGGTCGCTTCCCTCGAATGCTGCCAAATCGGGTCGGTCGATCGACGCGTTCCCAACTGTTCCGAAGGAGTTTGCATGTCGTCATCGACCCTCACGCCCGAATTTGACCAACGCTGCTGTTCCCTACGAGCAGCGCCCGATACCTCCGATTGGCTAAAGGCTGCAATCGGCGCCCTCATCTGCAAGGATCCCGTCGATGCGGTCAACGACGCCGAGCTCCTGCTGGAGTTGATGAGCCTTCGAATGCACGAGGTCCTCACGCACGCGCGAGCAGGGGCGAACCGACGCGCTTAGGTGAACTTGCACTCCGAATTTCCCGCGAGACACTGGTCTCGCAGGCAAGACGGAGGCGCTGATTCGGCCTCGTCGGTTGCACCCCCTAACCGCCGAAATGTCGGCATGTGTCACCACCGCACGAGGACTCAAACTATGCGAAAGACCCTTTTCACCCTCGCAGCCGTCCTGTTTGTGACGTCGCTCGCAGCGTGCTCGAATATGCAACTCATGGGTGGCGGTAAGAGCCCGGACAGCACGGCCGTGGCCGGGTCGAACGCCCCGACCGCGGATTCGATGCACCACTGCAGCACCCCGCTTGGTACCCTCGCGGTCTACGAAGATCAGCGATCGCCCTGGTATCAGCTGCTCACGAGCCAGTATCAGTTGCCGAGCACGGTTCCGGTCCTCAAGCTGCTGGTCCAGCAATCAAATTGCTTCGTGATCGTGGACCGCGGTAATGCGCTGGACACCGCGATCGGCGAGCGTGCACTCGGCGCCGCCGGCGAGATTCGAGCCACGAGCCGAATCAAGAAAGGCAGGATGGTCGCCGCCGACTACACGATGACGCCGAGTATCACCTTCTCAAGTCAGAACGCGGGCAGCCTGGGTGGCGTCCTCTCGATGATCCCCGTCGTTGGCAACTACGCGGCGCAAGTCGCCGGCCAGATCAACACGAAGTCTGCCTCGACCACGTTGACGCTCGTGGACAATCGCTCGACGGTGCAAGTGGCAGCCGCGACCGGCTCGGCGCGCAACATGGATATCGGCGCACTGGGCAGCATCATGTCCACACACACCGGTGGCACGATCGCGGGCTATGCCGACACCCCGGAAGGCAAAGTAATCGTCGCGGCCTTCACCGATTCGCTGAACAACCTGGTCGACTCGCTGAAGCAGTACAAGACCCAGCATGTGAAGGGTGGCCTGGGTAACGGCGGCCGACTGAAGGTCGACTGATCTACGAGGCGACCCGTCCGGCGCACGCGACGTTCGTCTGCGTGCCAAGTGGACGGGTCAACTTTGTCGACCGGCGTGCACCGGCGATCGATAGGTAACCACTTTCCCATAAACGGGAACCATTTCAAGCCACTAGTGCCACGTCTTTCACTCTGATCCTGTCGTATCTGGTGCCCCCTTGAACCATCACATCCTGAAGACACTGGCCCTGCGAGCAACCCAGCTTGCGCGTGTTCAAGGCCGCTCACGAAATCATTGCGGCTTCGAATGACAGGAAGCCGCCCACCCCTGCTCGACGCTCTGATCAGTGGTGCGTCGCCACGAACGCGGCCTGTCTGCTGAGCCGCCGGACCCTCGAACTCTC encodes:
- a CDS encoding SET domain-containing protein, producing the protein MKRFSVRRSPVHGKGVFALLPLQVGEVLVEYKGKRMPWQQAVEAHEAAGMDGHTFFFGLSDGGVIDGGQGGNSARWLNHACDANCEAVEVGGRVYIEVVRKIECGDELFIDYGLQVDEPSDQITRDAYKCNCGARSCRGTMLGDV
- a CDS encoding CsgG/HfaB family protein → MRKTLFTLAAVLFVTSLAACSNMQLMGGGKSPDSTAVAGSNAPTADSMHHCSTPLGTLAVYEDQRSPWYQLLTSQYQLPSTVPVLKLLVQQSNCFVIVDRGNALDTAIGERALGAAGEIRATSRIKKGRMVAADYTMTPSITFSSQNAGSLGGVLSMIPVVGNYAAQVAGQINTKSASTTLTLVDNRSTVQVAAATGSARNMDIGALGSIMSTHTGGTIAGYADTPEGKVIVAAFTDSLNNLVDSLKQYKTQHVKGGLGNGGRLKVD
- a CDS encoding DUF4942 domain-containing protein, with product MNAKFNDTHNGFQYYPTPIDLAARVWKKLKDRHPSRVLEPSAGKGHLLKGKLNPRYEYSKEYFHNIDCCEIDVRHHADLRELGVKIVGHDFLAMESGACYSAIVGNPPFHSGEKHVLKAWDLLWDGEVVMIVNAETVRNPLNAERRRLVSLIDEYGDVEYVQGAFQVEDAERKTPVDIAIVHLVKRAEVGSFVTMDLLRDMTRDTVDGEQLGNGYAVPHQLALPVSEIENRVRIFNAAVVSARDAIFVQAQASAYAGMLGDSMGARSSGTSDRDHAPTADYVRGALGTVYGELKERGWASIVRSADVTSRLSSEALKRVEAEFKLISELEFTVKNIYSFLIGVCEQQGRIQIDMLCDIFDRITRYHSDNTAYYRGWKSNDKHYRSIGRRIRHTRFVIPGFAVGRGARSPSWEMERLLADFDKGFALLAGNATPEVSLVSACNAHWTELKYGARIESSYFDLRFYPGIGTLHFFPRDKQLIDRLNRAVGRQRGWLPAENLKLESAGFWEQFDKAEKLDKEIRKAVAKRYRGCSDEPLRTLGNENWDGHERACLQVDEALQEVHEAHDIQVDFRVAFDARKEGALETQVEAHAQTQLPLLLAA
- a CDS encoding ParB/RepB/Spo0J family partition protein; the protein is MNATAQATENSDKDEERFFQMLEKMLTFETTLDFGGSKALMNEIGAKSRDLYQVPIAYIKELPDFNVRVHDEAYDQHIDFLAESIRLNGFYQDKPLAGYVASVGGKNVIYLTDGYSRFKGVKRAIERGANITTLPMVFKPASTSLEDLTVALVTSNEGKPLTPFEKGIVCKRLEGYGMEIDEIASRLKISALYVGQLLRLMGLPGKIRKMVQEGKISAENALAAQKKHGDQAVTVLETASALAKASGKTRVTGKNLPGAQLDKVVKKQAPAMADTLRSVKADPGYTALAPEIREKLESLLTAIDAAKGPSRDDPQDAAEPATTTGEASAA